The Anas platyrhynchos isolate ZD024472 breed Pekin duck chromosome 3, IASCAAS_PekinDuck_T2T, whole genome shotgun sequence genome includes a window with the following:
- the LOC119716671 gene encoding ATPase family AAA domain-containing protein 2-like — protein MKSEGCGQPSTRQLRKPKLEQKKEYNTVTRTLRSRAGAKTMRRVHGENRDLELRRSCRVQRSRYSTTNSSILFDKLITNTAEVVLQKMDEMEQMRRCQRCWEDVEENLDIFT, from the exons GCAGTTGAGAAAGccgaaattggaacaaaaaaaagaatataacacAG TCACCAGAACATTGAGGAGTAGAGCTGGTGCAAAAACTATGAGACGAGTCCATGGAGAAAACAGGGACTTGGAGCTGCGCCGCAGCTGTAGAGTCCAACGCAGTCGGTACTCTACTACTAACTCGTCCATTCTATTTGACAAACTTATAACAAA TACTGCGGAAGTTGTGCTacaaaaaatggatgaaatggaGCAGATGCGTAGATGCCAAAGATGTTGGGAAGATGTTGAG GAGAACCTTGATATCTTCACCTGA